In Anopheles gambiae chromosome 2, idAnoGambNW_F1_1, whole genome shotgun sequence, a single window of DNA contains:
- the LOC1277128 gene encoding retinol dehydrogenase 12 isoform X2 has product MSASLLYLLVPVGVGASLYVIRKLRELQWGWVRNNAPLRGKVFIITGANTGLGYETARALAARQATVIMACRSMERAGEAIRRIRQHTPEGELIPIELDLASFASVRDFSEAIKSRYPSFDCLINNAGLAMQTPTFTKENYEVHYGVNHLGHFLLVDLLKDNIRANAARIVIVSSKMHERAKIDFDNLGKWVDRARGERTNSLYNNSKLMNFYHARELYKQGYNVHVLCPGLCHTDFFRSYNPKWYHYVLFSPIVLLFLRSARQGAQNIIYAATDNVNTEEKNPVTGYFVTNVKQTKSKMKFDEETSERLWRESVKALNA; this is encoded by the exons ATGTCTGCCTCACTGCTCTACCTCCTCGTGCCGGTCGGTGTCGGCGCCAGTCTGTACGTGATCCGCAAGCTGCGGGAATTGCAATGGGGCTGGGTACGCAACAATGCCCCGCTGCGCGGCAAAGTGTTCATCATAACCGGTGCCAACACGGGGCTCGGGTACGAGACGGCCCGGGCCCTTGCCGCCCGCCAGGCTACGGTCATCATGGCCTGCCGCAGCATGGAACGGGCCGGTGAGGCGATCCGTCGCATCCGGCAGCACACGCCCGAAGGGGAGCTGATACCGATCGAGCTCGATCTGGCATCGTTCGCTTCGGTTCGCGATTTTAGCGAAGCGATCAAGAGCCGCTACCCATCCTTCGACTGTCTCATCAACAACGCGGGCCTAGCGATGCAGACACCGACCTTCACGAAAGAAAACTACGAAGTGCACTACGGCGTGAACCATCTCGGCCACTTTCTGCTGGTGGATCTGCTGAAGGACAACATACGGGCGAATGCGGCCCGCATCGTGATCGTCTCGTCGAAGATGCACGAGCGCGCCAAGATCGATTTCGACAACCTCGGCAAGTGGGTGGATCGTGCCCGTGGCGAACGGACCAACAGTCTGTACAATAACTCGAAGCTGATGAACTTCTACCACGCCCGGGAGCTGTACAAGCAGGGCTACAACGTGCACGTGCTGTGTCCGGGCCTGTGCCACACGGACTTTTTCCGCAGCTACAACCCCAAGTGGTACCATTACGTGCTGTTCTCGCCAATCGTGCTGCTGTTTTTGCGCTCCGCGCGTCAG GGCGCTCAAAACATCATTTACGCCGCTACGGACAACGTGAACACGGAGGAAAAGAATCCAGTTACCGGGTATTTCGTCACGAACGTCAAGCAAACCAAATCCAAGATGAAGTTTGACGAGGAAACGTCCGAGCGGCTGTGGCGCGAAAGTGTTAAAGCACTGAACGCTTAA